CAGatgaacacctcagtcccctcctatgaccatgaaggctgcaaagtctttgaaacgtcgggagaaagagtaataaatataaaaatcgcgataaaatccgaaaaatagttaaattttttctcaTATCTTAATGCATCCTTTTCGTCTTCTTCACATTCACATAGTTTTGAAGGTACTTCAACGTATAACTTTTTTGAAATTATCTTTCGTCTCGTACGCAACTTTTTAACGGTACCCGTAAATTATTCTTTTCGGAGAGATAGATTCTTTATTCAATTCTCTTTaacataatctatacatattccctacataaataaatttccaaaaCCACATTTCATCCATTATCTCATACTCAAACATCTCGGCATTCTTCAAACGCCATCACATCTTTTATCTTACAACAATCTTTTATCATTCCTTTGGTTTGATAAGGAATAATAGCACTTAAACtccgtattttttaaattgaaattctgTTTCAGCTCTTTCAAAGACTAAAAGATGAAAAACCAAAAATTTTGAACAAACTGATCCCAGTTAATGGAAACCTCAGTGCCAATAACTTGGGCATCAGCGAAGAAGATGCAGAGACCTTGATTGACGAGGTATAATCATGATACTGTAAATCCTTGATAGATGTGAAGTAATAACTAAATTCTTGATGAGGCAAGGGAACAGTAGTAAGCCCTATAAGGAAAGATTATGATTATTTACAGCCCAATGTCAACTCGTTGTCGAGAAACTTCGCTAGAAGCAAACAGTTGCTCAAGcgagtgttattttttatttttatcttattttaatggtatatttatttcaggTGTCCGTAGTTTTCCATGCAGCAGCTACCGTCAGGTTCAATGACAAAATGAATGTTCCTATGAAAGTGAACTTTGGAGGTACCATGAAAATGCTGGAGTTGAGTAAAAAGATGAAAAACTTAGAGGTACCTTATGTTACATGCCAGcagactataaaatataaggcttagatttataagtatattttatttctaaattactattatacaatACGTCGTATGGTGTGCGTGGGCGTATGGACGGCATTTTAGCCGCGGATTCAGTGGCATCAATTCACCCCTATAGCTAGAATGTAGTCATGGGGCATATATAGCATAAGAATGCTAAATGCCCACTATATTGATAATTGTGGCAgtacatatttattcaaatttccgGTACGAGGTGTAAAGTAACAGTTTATGCTACATTCCAGATGTTCGTTCACGTATCTACAGCGTATGCGCATATATCGCACTTAAAAGACGGAGTTAGGGAGGTCCTGTACCCCCCACCAGCGACTCTTGACGAGGTCGAGGACTTTATTACCAAATATAATGACGACGAGGAGATGACAAACAAGTATTTAAGTAAGTTTTTGCCTGCATTCTCTGTGTATCGACTGCAATACCTTCATTGATAGCGGCTTAAAAGTTAACAGTGGACACCGTACTTTAAACTGGCATAAGCTAGAAAAGTACAGAAGCACTGaaattaatcttatttataCCTGCATGGTGATTTAGTCCAGTATGCCGCATGGTATTCATAATGAACGCTGTTTCATAGTAATATAGTGGGCGATTCGGGTACTCTAGTCAACGTTTTCATATTATGCATGTATATCGTATCTTATGAACCTAGTGTTAATTTcccttttatcataaaaatctaCTTTGTTACAGATGGCAGAGTGAACACATACACATTCGCTAAAGCACTTGCAGAACATCACGTAGTGAAGAACAAAGAGCACGTCCCAGTGATCATAGTCAGACCAGCTGCCggtaaaattagaattaaattacACAATACAAACGACTACGATAGACTAATTGTGAGTGTAACGGACTTCCAAGACGAATATCCTCGGGTTCAGAACACATGGAcacgcacctttgacttttttaaaattgttctaaatattattaagttctaAGTATTATTTGCAACGGTGAACGGAAACAATGCGAGGAAACCatcatacctgagaagttctctgtaagaATTTGAGAGTATTTGAAGTCTGACAAACCGGACTAGGctagcttggtggactaaggctttatccatctcagtagtagaggaggcccgtgtccaacaacttaatagtatacaatacagaataa
The nucleotide sequence above comes from Manduca sexta isolate Smith_Timp_Sample1 unplaced genomic scaffold, JHU_Msex_v1.0 HiC_scaffold_2524, whole genome shotgun sequence. Encoded proteins:
- the LOC119192252 gene encoding putative fatty acyl-CoA reductase CG5065, which translates into the protein MYFQVLIEKLLYTCTGIEKVFLLVRELKGLSPDQRMQQFLNNPLFQRLKDEKPKILNKLIPVNGNLSANNLGISEEDAETLIDEVSVVFHAAATVRFNDKMNVPMKVNFGGTMKMLELSKKMKNLEMFVHVSTAYAHISHLKDGVREVLYPPPATLDEVEDFITKYNDDEEMTNKYLNGRVNTYTFAKALAEHHVVKNKEHVPVIIVRPAAVTATIDAPTPGWSSNWQGVPRALYNVAMGYSRVTPGRHINVIDFIPVDYVVNLCIIAAAKSGRTNDVPVFNCSSSSVNPITWSKAYKWFTEDVVRRGKSK